In a single window of the Luteolibacter yonseiensis genome:
- a CDS encoding PDZ domain-containing protein: MKRLEQRPSGSLSFLLGIPAGHQSLGTTLPLSGLVCLVMAGMLAATGFVHGREVPESIVGKLGSQRFREREDAEEELLAWTRSQPGDGADILLKASHVQKDPEVRERCLSVLRVVVADQYSKEGRGYIGIGLKAFVGNLPGEAEPCGMIQVTQVQPDFPGQRAGLRPADLIVSLDGETWRDATAHEEFSRKIAGLKPDTKVRLKVLRDQKLLDLEATLVRRPVVADNPFFDSRKTDAEGLEQAAREAHFKQWMNERRIDD, from the coding sequence ATGAAACGTCTGGAACAACGTCCTTCGGGCAGCCTGTCCTTCCTCCTTGGAATTCCGGCAGGTCATCAGTCTTTGGGGACGACCCTGCCTCTGTCAGGATTGGTTTGCCTCGTGATGGCGGGCATGCTGGCGGCAACGGGTTTCGTCCATGGTCGGGAGGTTCCTGAAAGCATTGTCGGAAAGCTGGGATCCCAGCGGTTTCGAGAAAGGGAAGACGCCGAGGAGGAGTTGTTGGCGTGGACCCGGAGCCAGCCCGGCGATGGAGCGGATATTCTTTTGAAGGCGTCTCACGTGCAGAAGGATCCCGAAGTTCGGGAGCGCTGCTTGTCAGTGCTGCGTGTCGTGGTGGCGGATCAGTATTCGAAGGAGGGCAGAGGCTACATCGGAATCGGATTGAAGGCCTTCGTTGGCAACCTGCCGGGTGAGGCGGAGCCGTGTGGCATGATACAGGTGACCCAGGTTCAACCGGATTTTCCGGGGCAACGGGCGGGACTGCGGCCAGCTGATCTGATCGTTTCCCTGGATGGCGAGACTTGGCGTGATGCGACCGCGCACGAGGAGTTTTCCCGTAAAATCGCCGGATTGAAACCGGATACGAAAGTCAGATTGAAGGTGCTGAGGGATCAGAAATTGCTGGATCTCGAGGCGACTCTCGTCCGTCGGCCGGTGGTGGCTGACAACCCCTTTTTCGACTCCCGGAAAACGGATGCGGAAGGTCTTGAGCAGGCGGCGAGAGAGGCGCACTTCAAGCAATGGATGAACGAGAGAAGAATCGATGATTGA
- a CDS encoding carboxy terminal-processing peptidase, which translates to MTTSWFRKAASAVALVAISCTACAQQADFNEVGRQMAIMLQNSHFARLPFNEELSHRFLDDYLKDLDFQRLYFTQEDVDVFNEKYGDQFHTMLLNGKSMSAATEIYRLFEKRVEERVALTGKLLKEEQFDFTKDESVMVSRKDVAWPKNTKDAERLWALQIKEAVLGETLRREVISRLAKEQNKPDPGIADRSPQEKVSLRYKRFLNSVKDVNEEDIASYFLNSVARSYDPHTDYMRPPDMEKFKSGMKNELIGIGALLQADEDGATKIMGIMLGGPADREGKLNLNDRVVGVDALNTGKPEDMVDIMFMKIDKVVNFIRGKEGTSVGLKVEPAGGAPGETKIVVIPRGKVEIKDEQASGEVIEMKSDKEITRRLGIITLPSFYADFDEGKVRCSVDVEKILKRLNDEKIDGLILDLRNNGGGSLEEVRRMTGFFIESGPVVQVKNTLGQVQVKDSDSGKPIYTGPMVVMTDKSSASASEILAGALQDFNRAVVVGDSSTFGKGTVQQPMDIGRMLPLFAARNRAGHLKVTIQKFYRPSGSSTQMDGVAANVVIPSLTDALDLGEKFLDHPLPHDRIRPAGDFKPLDSQALFLPRLKELSQERLNACKDFSYIIQDVMKAKDRLKKNQVSLNKATREKEIAESDAMQKERNAERRTRFAKMAEDDKKSLAFFKLTLEDLEKDEALVPYNPADESKDYMRRAKDATAELDETPKWPTGLDPLKRESLSVLKDLVDLTENARLAGILKNAAEVR; encoded by the coding sequence ATGACTACTTCTTGGTTTCGGAAAGCCGCGTCAGCAGTCGCACTGGTGGCGATCTCCTGCACTGCTTGCGCGCAGCAGGCTGATTTCAACGAGGTGGGGAGGCAGATGGCGATCATGCTGCAGAACAGCCACTTCGCCCGTCTGCCATTCAACGAGGAGCTGAGCCATCGCTTTCTGGACGACTACCTGAAGGATCTGGATTTCCAACGCCTGTACTTCACTCAAGAAGACGTCGATGTCTTCAACGAGAAATACGGAGATCAGTTCCATACGATGCTCCTGAATGGCAAAAGCATGTCGGCAGCGACCGAAATCTACCGGCTGTTTGAAAAGCGTGTGGAGGAACGCGTGGCCCTGACCGGGAAATTGCTCAAGGAGGAACAGTTCGATTTCACCAAAGATGAATCGGTCATGGTGAGTCGCAAGGATGTGGCATGGCCTAAAAATACCAAGGACGCGGAAAGGCTGTGGGCGCTCCAGATCAAGGAAGCGGTGCTCGGCGAGACCCTGCGCCGCGAGGTGATCAGCAGGCTGGCGAAGGAGCAGAACAAACCGGACCCCGGTATCGCGGACCGCAGTCCCCAAGAGAAGGTCTCGCTCCGCTACAAACGTTTCCTGAACAGCGTGAAAGACGTGAACGAGGAGGATATCGCCAGCTATTTTCTCAATTCGGTCGCCCGTTCCTATGATCCCCACACGGATTACATGCGGCCGCCCGACATGGAGAAGTTCAAATCGGGCATGAAGAACGAACTCATCGGTATTGGTGCGCTGCTCCAGGCTGATGAGGATGGAGCGACCAAGATCATGGGAATCATGCTGGGTGGCCCTGCGGACCGCGAAGGCAAACTCAATCTCAATGACCGGGTGGTGGGTGTCGATGCGCTCAACACCGGAAAACCCGAAGACATGGTCGACATCATGTTCATGAAGATCGACAAGGTGGTCAACTTCATCCGTGGCAAGGAAGGAACATCGGTTGGCCTGAAGGTGGAACCTGCCGGAGGTGCGCCGGGTGAGACAAAAATCGTCGTCATCCCGCGTGGGAAGGTGGAGATCAAGGACGAGCAGGCGAGTGGCGAGGTGATCGAAATGAAATCCGACAAGGAGATCACCCGCCGCCTCGGTATCATCACCCTGCCATCGTTTTACGCCGATTTCGACGAAGGCAAGGTGCGGTGCTCCGTGGATGTTGAGAAAATCCTGAAACGGTTGAACGACGAAAAAATCGACGGACTCATTCTGGACCTCCGCAACAATGGCGGTGGCTCCTTGGAAGAAGTCCGCCGGATGACCGGTTTCTTCATCGAGAGCGGCCCGGTGGTTCAGGTGAAGAACACCCTGGGCCAGGTTCAGGTGAAGGATTCCGACAGCGGCAAGCCCATCTACACCGGACCGATGGTCGTCATGACAGACAAGAGCAGCGCATCCGCCAGCGAGATTCTTGCCGGAGCTTTGCAGGATTTCAACCGTGCCGTCGTGGTAGGAGACTCATCGACTTTCGGAAAAGGAACGGTACAGCAACCCATGGATATCGGGCGGATGCTTCCGCTCTTCGCCGCCAGAAACCGTGCGGGTCATCTGAAGGTGACCATTCAGAAGTTCTATCGCCCCTCGGGATCTTCCACTCAGATGGACGGTGTCGCGGCGAACGTTGTCATCCCCAGCCTCACCGACGCTCTCGACCTTGGTGAAAAATTCCTCGATCACCCGCTGCCCCACGACCGGATCCGTCCGGCGGGGGACTTCAAGCCGCTGGATTCGCAAGCGTTGTTCCTTCCCCGCCTGAAGGAACTGAGCCAGGAGCGCCTGAACGCGTGCAAGGATTTTTCATACATCATCCAGGACGTGATGAAGGCCAAGGATCGTTTGAAGAAGAACCAGGTTTCGCTCAACAAGGCGACGCGGGAAAAGGAGATCGCGGAATCAGACGCGATGCAAAAGGAAAGAAATGCGGAGCGGCGCACGCGTTTTGCCAAAATGGCTGAGGACGATAAGAAGTCGTTGGCTTTCTTCAAGCTCACCCTGGAGGATCTGGAAAAGGATGAGGCGTTGGTCCCTTACAATCCGGCCGATGAAAGCAAGGATTACATGCGCCGGGCCAAGGATGCGACCGCGGAGCTCGATGAAACTCCAAAGTGGCCGACGGGTCTGGATCCTCTGAAACGCGAATCCCTTTCGGTCCTCAAAGACCTGGTCGACCTCACCGAAAACGCCCGCCTCGCGGGAATTCTGAAAAACGCTGCCGAAGTCCGTTGA
- the recG gene encoding ATP-dependent DNA helicase RecG gives MISADTDLASASLLPSKEVTALAAAGFTTAVDLLDHLPKRYEDRRRFDAFPTQPTAASVCLRGMVVDASLKHFGSHRKFYEALVMDGAGGVFGSGKITCRWFNMPFIQKLVATGHEVSVFGKVKEANGRLIIDHPEFEILREDDAESIHIERIVPIYRNIAGIAQRRLREIIHSLLHQIDAGTLRGVADDVEGQPRLQTFKDVHFPEFIERAHEARRRFALEEFFALQLNVVWRRSRYGEQSGRVLGKTTRYLKSFHASLPFDLTGAQKRSIKEILADMRSSRPMNRLLQGDVGSGKTFVAMAAMLLAIESGCQAALMAPTQILAEQHYLTFRNWLEPLGIRVALRTANRDEGNHLEMSGDPQIIIGTHALLYDAVSFRDLGLIVIDEQHKFGVAQRASLIRQGVVPDVLVMTATPIPRTLTMTIYGDLDVSILDEKPPGRSRITTAVRIAPKQTDVTKFVKDQLALGRQAYLVYPLVEESETLKAESATEAFEKWKKRLSPHEVGLIHGKLRPEEKEAVMRRFREGEAAALVSTTVIEVGVDVPNASVMILHHAERFGLAQLHQLRGRIGRGGHKGYCVLLTDGKNPESLEKLKVLEKTSDGFEIAEADLRLRGPGDVLGTVQSGLADLKFTDFLADTALLREARALADKTLEEDPHLEGIHRNLKSLIQDSDAAARLPSTA, from the coding sequence GTGATCTCCGCCGATACCGATCTTGCCTCCGCATCACTTCTTCCCTCGAAGGAAGTGACCGCGCTGGCTGCGGCCGGATTCACCACCGCTGTCGATCTGTTGGATCATCTTCCGAAACGCTACGAGGACCGGAGGCGTTTCGATGCCTTCCCCACCCAGCCCACGGCCGCCTCCGTCTGCCTGCGCGGCATGGTCGTCGACGCCTCGCTGAAGCATTTCGGATCTCACAGGAAATTCTATGAAGCGCTCGTCATGGACGGGGCCGGCGGAGTCTTCGGCTCCGGGAAAATCACCTGCCGGTGGTTCAACATGCCGTTCATCCAGAAATTGGTCGCCACGGGTCACGAGGTGAGCGTCTTCGGAAAGGTGAAGGAGGCCAATGGACGTCTCATCATCGACCACCCCGAGTTTGAAATCCTCCGCGAGGACGACGCCGAGTCCATCCATATCGAGCGCATTGTTCCGATCTACCGGAACATCGCGGGGATCGCCCAGCGGAGGTTGCGGGAAATCATCCATTCGCTGCTCCACCAGATCGATGCCGGAACGCTCCGAGGAGTGGCGGATGACGTTGAGGGGCAGCCGCGGTTGCAGACATTCAAGGACGTTCATTTCCCGGAATTCATCGAGCGGGCGCACGAGGCCCGCCGCCGCTTCGCATTGGAGGAATTCTTCGCGCTCCAGCTCAATGTGGTCTGGCGCCGCTCGCGGTATGGCGAGCAATCCGGTCGGGTGCTGGGAAAGACCACCCGCTACCTCAAGAGTTTTCATGCCAGCCTGCCTTTCGACCTGACAGGGGCGCAAAAACGATCCATCAAGGAAATCCTCGCGGACATGCGGAGCTCCCGTCCGATGAACCGCTTGCTCCAGGGCGACGTCGGCTCCGGAAAAACGTTCGTCGCGATGGCAGCCATGCTGCTTGCCATCGAATCCGGCTGCCAGGCGGCGCTCATGGCTCCGACGCAGATTCTGGCGGAACAACATTATCTCACGTTCCGCAACTGGCTGGAGCCGCTCGGCATCCGTGTGGCCCTGCGGACGGCGAACCGGGACGAAGGAAACCATCTCGAAATGTCCGGCGATCCGCAGATCATCATCGGCACGCACGCCCTGCTTTACGATGCCGTCTCTTTCCGGGATCTCGGGCTGATCGTCATCGACGAACAGCACAAGTTCGGCGTCGCCCAACGGGCTTCACTCATCCGGCAGGGCGTCGTTCCGGATGTGCTCGTCATGACCGCCACGCCGATTCCGAGAACCCTCACCATGACGATCTATGGAGATCTGGATGTCTCGATCCTTGACGAGAAGCCGCCGGGCCGCAGCAGGATCACCACGGCGGTCCGGATCGCGCCGAAGCAGACGGATGTCACCAAATTCGTCAAGGACCAGCTCGCCCTGGGGCGCCAGGCCTATCTTGTCTATCCGTTGGTGGAGGAAAGCGAGACGCTGAAAGCCGAGTCCGCCACCGAAGCGTTCGAGAAATGGAAAAAACGACTGAGCCCTCATGAGGTCGGCCTGATCCACGGGAAGCTCCGTCCGGAGGAAAAGGAAGCCGTCATGCGGCGTTTCAGGGAAGGGGAGGCTGCGGCACTCGTTTCCACCACCGTCATTGAGGTCGGCGTGGACGTCCCGAATGCCAGTGTGATGATCCTTCATCACGCCGAGAGGTTCGGCCTCGCCCAGCTCCACCAGTTGCGGGGGCGCATCGGGCGCGGCGGGCACAAGGGCTATTGCGTCCTCCTGACCGACGGGAAAAACCCCGAGTCACTGGAAAAGCTGAAGGTGCTTGAGAAGACATCGGATGGATTCGAGATCGCCGAGGCGGACCTCCGCCTGCGTGGTCCCGGAGATGTGCTGGGCACCGTGCAGAGCGGACTGGCGGATCTGAAATTCACCGACTTCCTCGCGGACACCGCGTTGTTGCGCGAGGCCCGCGCGCTGGCGGACAAGACGCTGGAGGAGGATCCCCATCTTGAGGGCATCCACCGGAACCTGAAATCTCTCATCCAGGATTCCGATGCCGCCGCCCGTCTGCCGAGCACCGCATGA
- a CDS encoding GumC family protein — protein MNPSSPQQNEAALHAVDYWQVIKNRYGIILLTLLLVFMTAAVITYVMPKKYESEAVMELKAQGMGMTPFGGNLEFQTTGNRMSPQFFGTEFEKIKSSKSLYKVVEKLELANKWGVDKSVAVQILKGIVHTENTRGTDLISIRVRHTDKDDAKDVAEEVAKAYKEYRFEIESRDAEKGLHELTKAVQDQEDVVEDNRKLLATISKTKGIIYRGQDSYYGQGGVDEDSAARSALETFNQLQKEEMQLKSQIDSLLKIDSDQLMVTAAGLDLPDNIIRTIYPQYMEAQRGLETLKLTGLGDRHPDILAAKDQIASMKRQLDEGVVTLRETLRTKLNMASNSLKSVESMKESTRAEAINRGLAGQDYVDAKRELESSQTLLESMKLKKIGVETTLKMTQESIVIHEDPQVSQSPVSPNVTMNLVLGAVVGLIFGVGIAFFLEYLDTSVKSLEDVERYLQVPVLAVIPKDVGVLHKQSGMSPDAEAYRILRTNIEFNRKNPEDNAITVVSGGAGEGKSTTLVNLAYICAQGGYTTLMIDADLRRPRLHTFFDINNSVGLTNYLTTELMLEDVILQTPVDNLYFMPSGILPADAAGILNSRRMSELIQDVKQRFDLVLVDSPPILGVSDASVLASEVDLTMIVVQHRKLPRNMLLRVKQAVENVGGHVIGVVLNNVDVRSDSQYQYYTSYYTYYAPAESQIGPPVGAASAPSKPQAEPRGNDSELY, from the coding sequence ATGAATCCCTCGTCTCCACAACAAAACGAAGCCGCTCTCCACGCGGTGGACTACTGGCAAGTGATCAAGAATCGCTACGGGATCATTCTGCTCACCCTCCTGCTGGTGTTCATGACCGCTGCCGTCATCACCTACGTGATGCCGAAGAAGTATGAAAGCGAGGCGGTGATGGAATTGAAGGCTCAGGGCATGGGCATGACTCCGTTCGGAGGCAATCTGGAATTCCAAACCACCGGCAATCGAATGTCGCCCCAGTTTTTCGGAACGGAATTCGAAAAGATCAAGAGTAGCAAATCTCTTTACAAAGTCGTTGAAAAACTGGAACTTGCAAATAAATGGGGTGTTGATAAATCAGTCGCCGTCCAGATCCTCAAGGGGATCGTTCATACTGAAAACACCCGGGGAACCGACCTGATTTCCATCAGGGTCCGCCATACCGACAAGGATGACGCGAAGGACGTGGCGGAAGAAGTTGCCAAGGCATATAAGGAATATCGGTTTGAGATCGAAAGCCGTGACGCGGAAAAAGGTTTGCATGAGCTCACCAAAGCCGTTCAGGATCAAGAGGATGTAGTGGAAGATAATCGTAAACTTCTTGCCACCATCTCCAAAACCAAGGGGATCATCTACCGGGGCCAGGATTCCTACTATGGTCAAGGTGGGGTGGACGAGGATTCGGCCGCCCGCAGCGCGTTGGAAACATTCAACCAGCTGCAGAAGGAAGAGATGCAGCTTAAATCCCAAATCGACAGTCTCCTGAAGATCGATAGCGATCAACTTATGGTCACTGCGGCAGGATTGGACCTGCCTGACAATATTATCAGAACGATCTACCCCCAATATATGGAGGCACAGCGTGGGCTGGAGACCCTCAAACTTACCGGATTGGGTGACAGGCACCCAGATATCCTGGCTGCCAAAGACCAGATCGCGTCCATGAAGCGGCAATTGGATGAAGGCGTGGTCACCTTGCGTGAAACGCTAAGAACCAAGCTGAACATGGCCTCCAATAGCTTGAAGAGTGTCGAGTCGATGAAGGAGTCCACCCGTGCGGAAGCCATCAACCGTGGGCTCGCGGGTCAGGATTATGTCGACGCCAAACGCGAGCTGGAGTCTTCGCAAACACTTCTTGAAAGCATGAAACTCAAGAAGATCGGTGTGGAGACGACACTCAAGATGACCCAGGAATCGATCGTCATTCACGAAGATCCCCAGGTTTCCCAAAGCCCGGTGAGCCCGAACGTGACCATGAATCTTGTTCTTGGTGCCGTGGTCGGCTTGATCTTCGGCGTTGGCATCGCCTTCTTCCTCGAATATCTCGATACCTCCGTGAAGAGTCTTGAGGACGTCGAGCGTTATCTCCAGGTTCCGGTTCTTGCGGTCATTCCGAAGGACGTGGGTGTGCTCCACAAGCAGAGCGGAATGAGCCCCGATGCCGAGGCATACCGGATTCTCAGGACCAACATCGAGTTCAACCGGAAGAATCCTGAAGACAATGCCATTACGGTGGTTTCGGGTGGTGCCGGTGAGGGTAAATCAACGACCTTGGTCAACCTTGCCTATATTTGCGCCCAGGGCGGTTATACCACATTGATGATCGATGCCGACCTTCGGAGGCCGCGTTTGCACACCTTCTTTGACATCAACAATTCGGTCGGTCTCACGAACTACCTCACCACGGAGCTGATGTTGGAGGACGTGATCCTCCAGACTCCAGTCGACAACCTCTACTTCATGCCGTCGGGCATCCTTCCTGCGGATGCCGCGGGTATCTTGAACTCGCGTAGGATGTCCGAGTTGATTCAGGACGTGAAACAGCGCTTCGATCTGGTGCTTGTCGACAGTCCGCCAATTCTGGGTGTCAGTGACGCATCGGTTCTGGCCAGCGAGGTGGACCTCACGATGATCGTTGTCCAGCACCGCAAGCTTCCTCGGAACATGCTTCTTCGCGTGAAGCAGGCGGTCGAGAATGTCGGCGGGCATGTGATCGGGGTTGTCTTGAACAACGTGGATGTCCGCAGCGACAGCCAGTATCAATACTACACCAGCTACTACACCTACTACGCGCCTGCGGAGTCACAGATCGGACCTCCGGTCGGGGCTGCGTCGGCTCCCTCCAAGCCGCAGGCCGAGCCTCGCGGAAACGATTCGGAACTTTATTGA
- a CDS encoding YggS family pyridoxal phosphate-dependent enzyme — protein MSEVCENLNEVLGHVSAACLRAGRNRDSVQLIAVSKTFPADAVRDAVEAGQDVFGESKLQEAEPKIAALPGSLHWHFIGRVQRNKVRKLLQNFEVIHAIDSLRLAAYADEIAGELGLFPQVFLQVNVAGEQTKGGFEPDMLRAEMDSLLKLKRLEIIGLMCIPPAGPDAGSARPWFVALRELRDSLEAEFSVELPALSMGMSGDYEVAIEEGATHVRVGSAIFGKRAYRVDGELG, from the coding sequence ATGTCGGAAGTGTGTGAAAACCTGAACGAAGTTCTGGGACATGTTTCAGCTGCTTGCTTGAGGGCGGGGAGAAACCGGGATTCCGTCCAACTCATCGCGGTTTCGAAGACATTCCCGGCGGATGCCGTGAGGGATGCTGTCGAAGCGGGTCAGGATGTCTTCGGAGAAAGCAAACTTCAAGAGGCGGAGCCGAAGATCGCCGCATTGCCGGGTTCGCTGCATTGGCACTTCATCGGTCGCGTCCAAAGGAACAAGGTCAGGAAACTGTTGCAGAATTTCGAGGTCATCCATGCCATCGACTCGCTGCGGCTCGCGGCGTATGCGGATGAGATCGCAGGCGAGCTGGGACTGTTTCCCCAGGTTTTCCTACAGGTGAACGTCGCCGGGGAGCAAACCAAAGGAGGCTTCGAGCCTGATATGCTGCGTGCGGAGATGGATAGCCTGCTGAAGTTAAAGCGTCTCGAAATCATCGGCCTCATGTGCATTCCTCCCGCTGGTCCGGATGCCGGATCCGCCCGGCCATGGTTCGTGGCATTGCGGGAATTGCGCGATTCCCTCGAAGCGGAATTCTCCGTCGAACTCCCCGCGCTCAGCATGGGTATGAGTGGTGATTATGAGGTTGCGATCGAAGAAGGAGCGACCCACGTGCGCGTGGGGTCCGCGATTTTCGGCAAACGCGCCTATCGGGTGGACGGCGAACTCGGATAG
- a CDS encoding gamma-butyrobetaine hydroxylase-like domain-containing protein encodes MTLRLENATVIGSELALSFADGFEAYLSLPMLRRACPCAGCQGEPDALGRVVRPHVEHGPRAFDLLKFEAVGGYALQLFWGDGHSTGIYSYNYLQKLAELPPL; translated from the coding sequence ATGACCTTGAGACTGGAAAACGCCACCGTCATCGGCAGCGAACTCGCCCTTTCATTCGCAGATGGATTTGAAGCCTATCTGTCCCTTCCCATGTTGCGCCGCGCCTGTCCCTGTGCCGGTTGCCAAGGCGAGCCGGATGCGCTCGGTCGCGTCGTGCGTCCTCACGTGGAGCATGGTCCGCGTGCGTTCGACCTCCTGAAATTCGAAGCGGTGGGCGGCTACGCCCTCCAACTTTTCTGGGGTGACGGACACTCCACCGGCATCTACAGCTACAATTATCTCCAGAAGCTCGCCGAGCTTCCACCGCTCTGA
- a CDS encoding polysaccharide biosynthesis/export family protein: MLAATSIIAFGQIEAGKSIQITISGVPDKDRATITNTYPVSESGMINMPYIGPVQAAGLRTDQLQSKLQGLYKSSGYYTNPTIQVISNAIGANVAQESVIVGGQVRRPGPVPFAKELTLWGAIQAAGGATEFGSMRRVKVIRGGNQKSYDVTKPQFMQIPLQRNDTIEVPMKTILNG, from the coding sequence ATGTTGGCTGCCACGTCCATCATCGCCTTCGGCCAGATCGAAGCTGGAAAATCGATTCAAATCACGATTTCCGGAGTTCCCGACAAAGATCGTGCGACGATCACCAATACTTATCCCGTTTCCGAATCCGGCATGATCAACATGCCGTATATCGGACCTGTCCAGGCCGCGGGACTGAGGACCGACCAACTGCAATCCAAGCTTCAGGGCCTCTACAAGAGCAGCGGATATTACACCAATCCGACCATCCAGGTCATCTCGAACGCGATCGGTGCGAATGTCGCGCAGGAAAGTGTGATCGTGGGTGGCCAGGTCAGAAGGCCCGGGCCTGTTCCTTTCGCCAAGGAGCTCACCCTCTGGGGTGCCATCCAAGCGGCTGGCGGAGCGACCGAGTTCGGCAGCATGCGTCGGGTGAAGGTCATCCGTGGAGGTAATCAAAAATCCTACGATGTCACGAAACCCCAGTTCATGCAGATCCCGCTGCAGAGGAATGACACGATCGAGGTGCCGATGAAAACCATCTTGAACGGTTGA